A single window of Nicotiana sylvestris chromosome 5, ASM39365v2, whole genome shotgun sequence DNA harbors:
- the LOC104218827 gene encoding probable CoA ligase CCL9, with translation MFLAVIRVRATAAPLNSVYTSEEFEFYLSDSECKLLLIAKEGNEADEAEATKLNIPQIVVTLPHSDSDVSLIPSSLQSDSESVSKIVNEPSDVALFLHTSGTTSRPKGVPLTQHNLVSFVNNIKSVYKLTESDSTVIVLPLFHVHGLIAGLLSSLGAGGSVTLPASGRFSASSFWSDMKNYNTTWYTVVPTIHQILLDRHFSNPESSYPKLRFIRSCSAALAPSILSRLEEAFGAPVLEAYAMTEATHLMCSNPLPENGPHLPGSVGKPVGQEMAILDENGVVQGPDAKGEVCIRGPNVTKEYKNNPEANKSAFQFGWFHTGDVGYLDTYGYLHLVGRIKELINRRAFLPLRDRGKDGIHSALSPNPTGGKISPIEVDVVLVSHPNIAQAVAFVVPDDKYGEEINCAVIPREGSKIDEAEVVGFCKKNLAAFKVPKKVFMTDSLPKTTSGKIQRRLVAEHFLAQISTAKLPKFGA, from the exons ATGTTTTTGGCTGTAATTCGAGTTCGAGCCACAGCAGCGCCACTAAATTCAGTGTACACGTCCGAAGAATTCGAGTTCTATTTATCGGATTCTGAGTGCAAACTGTTGTTAATTGCAAAGGAAGGAAATGAGGCAGATGAAGCAGAGGCAACCAAGCTCAATATCCCTCAAATTGTTGTAACTCTGCCCCATTCCGACTCTGATGTCTCTCTCATCCCGAGTAGTCTGCAATCAGATTCTGAATCGGTTTCTAAGATTGTTAATGAACCATCCGATGTAGCACTTTTTCTCCATACTTCAGGCACCACGAGCAGACCAAAGGGTGTTCCCCTGACACAACACAACTTAGTTTCATTTGTGAACAACATCAAATCGGTTTACAAACTCACTGAATCGGACTCTACAGTTATTGTGTTGCCACTCTTTCATGTTCATGGATTAATTGCAG GGTTACTGAGCTCACTTGGTGCTGGAGGATCCGTGACACTCCCTGCATCTGGGAGATTCTCTGCTTCATCTTTCTGGTCAGATATGAAAAATTACAATACCACATGGTACACTGTCGTGCCTACCATTCACCAAATCCTATTGGACCGCCACTTCAGCAACCCCGAGTCTTCTTACCCGAAACTCCGGTTCATTAGGAGTTGTAGTGCTGCTCTAGCACCCTCTATACTGTCTAGGCTAGAAGAAGCATTTGGTGCACCTGTTTTAGAGGCATATGCAATGACAGAGGCCACACATTTAATGTGTTCAAATCCATTACCTGAAAATGGCCCACATTTGCCAGGCTCAGTAGGAAAACCTGTGGGTCAAGAAATGGCAATATTGGATGAGAATGGTGTGGTACAAGGGCCTGATGCTAAAGGAGAGGTTTGCATTAGGGGTCCAAATGTTACTAAAGAGTACAAGAATAATCCTGAGGCTAATAAATCTGCTTTCCAGTTTGGTTGGTTTCACACTGGAGATGTTGGCTACTTGGACACTTATGGATATTTGCATTTGGTTGGAAGGATCAAGGAATTGATCAACCGTAGAG CCTTTCTACCCCTCCGGGATAGGGGTAAGGATGGCATACACTCTGCTCTCTCTCCAAACCCCACTG GGGGAAAAATATCACCTATTGAAGTGGATGTAGTCCTTGTTTCTCATCCTAATATTGCTCAGGCTGTTGCTTTCGTGGTTCCTGATGATAAATATGGTGAAGAG ATAAACTGTGCAGTTATTCCACGAGAAGGGTCAAAGATAGATGAAGCAGAGGTCGTGGGATTCTGCAAGAAAAATCTGGCAGCTTTTAAGGTCCCAAAAAAGGTGTTTATGACTGATTCTCTTCCAAAAACTACAAGTGGTAAAATTCAACGACGACTTGTAGCTGAGCACTTTCTTGCACAGATCTCAACTGCTAAACTGCCCAAGTTTGGAGCTTAA